The following are encoded in a window of Chitinophagaceae bacterium genomic DNA:
- a CDS encoding SDR family NAD(P)-dependent oxidoreductase: MNKIVLITGATSGIGKACAEKFAADKDNLIITGRRKDRLAELKAELEKRSGISVLALCFDVQDKHAVDGAFKDLPEQWQQIDILINNAGLALGRDSFEDADMDDWETMLNTNVQGLLYVTKAILPFMLRQKKGHIINMGSVAGKEVYEKGNVYCASKFAVDAITKAMRIDLLKNNIKVTGIHPGAVETEFSLVRFKGDDKTARSAYTGFTPLTAGDIADTIYYCTSLPDHVCINDLVITCTRQAGTYYFHKDQ, encoded by the coding sequence ATGAATAAGATCGTACTCATCACAGGGGCCACATCCGGTATCGGAAAAGCCTGCGCCGAAAAATTTGCAGCAGACAAAGATAACCTCATCATCACCGGCAGGAGAAAGGACCGGCTGGCTGAACTGAAAGCAGAACTGGAAAAAAGATCCGGTATTTCTGTGCTGGCCTTATGCTTTGATGTACAGGATAAGCATGCAGTGGATGGAGCGTTCAAAGATCTTCCGGAACAATGGCAGCAGATCGACATCCTTATCAACAATGCCGGTCTTGCCCTGGGCAGGGATAGTTTTGAGGACGCCGACATGGATGATTGGGAAACCATGCTTAACACCAATGTGCAGGGATTGCTTTATGTAACCAAAGCCATATTGCCTTTTATGCTCAGGCAAAAGAAAGGCCACATCATCAATATGGGTTCGGTTGCCGGCAAGGAAGTGTACGAAAAAGGAAATGTGTACTGTGCCAGCAAGTTTGCCGTGGATGCCATCACCAAGGCCATGCGGATCGACCTGCTGAAAAACAATATCAAGGTCACCGGCATTCATCCAGGCGCTGTGGAGACGGAATTCTCGCTGGTCCGTTTTAAGGGCGACGACAAAACAGCGAGGTCGGCCTATACCGGCTTTACCCCCCTGACAGCAGGAGATATTGCCGATACGATCTACTACTGTACCAGCCTTCCGGATCATGTTTGCATCAACGACCTGGTAATTACCTGTACCCGGCAGGCAGGCACCTACTATTTCCATAAGGATCAATAG